One Miscanthus floridulus cultivar M001 chromosome 11, ASM1932011v1, whole genome shotgun sequence DNA window includes the following coding sequences:
- the LOC136494131 gene encoding rubisco accumulation factor 1, chloroplastic: protein MLSLSHPHPHPAASTTAPRRQRTPRAVAAATAVWRRRRASHIAASAILLPGGGSTGGGGGPGDRRLPFTPPPMAPPGQLYQPFHPPPSPLPPSLRNLDLTQRLQILRDRMGLWHEYAPLVSSLSRDGFNPSSIQEATGISGVEQNCLVVASQVRDSLLDDKVAAFPPDLLPYFDSYGGPDLLYELRFLNARQRADAARHAIDYRLEPKGVRELARAMKSFPRWRGEEGWEAFGRDSPADCLAYARFRQSREAIDVEDRIAELERALQVVETESGRARVELELERASKKAAGEVEGEEEDPAASRPGVTVVRLQYGEVAEATTVFMLPVLRETDGVAAMESAPRRTKTDVDLGIVEVDKAWARWAVVPGWGPVAEAADDAVVIELADGRRLPWLTAHEEPVLVIANRSKKEVVEQGIYIFEKEGRLVVERGKKLAEQGIAAAAAEVVIVVRPPKHEDGMMSDEEWD from the coding sequence ATGCTGTCACtctcccacccccacccccaccccgccGCGTCCACCACCGCGCCGCGCCGCCAGCGCACGccccgcgccgtcgccgccgctacTGCCGTGTGGCGCCGCCGTCGCGCCAGCCACATCGCCGCGAGCGCCATCCTGCTTCCGGGAGGCGGCAGcaccggcggcgggggcgggcCGGGCGACCGGAGGCTCCCCTTCACGCCGCCCCCGATGGCGCCGCCGGGCCAGCTCTACCAGCCGTTCCACCCGCCGCCGTCCCCTCTGCCGCCCAGCCTCCGCAACCTCGACCTCACCCAGCGCCTCCAGATCCTCCGCGACAGGATGGGCCTGTGGCACGAGTACGCGCCCCTCGTCTCCTCGCTCTCCCGGGACGGCTTCAACCCGTCCTCCATCCAGGAGGCCACGGGCATCTCGGGCGTCGAGCAGAACTGCCTCGTCGTCGCGTCCCAGGTCCGCGACTCGCTCCTCGACGACAAGGTCGCCGCGTTCCCGCCCGATCTGCTCCCGTACTTCGACTCCTACGGCGGGCCCGACCTCCTGTACGAGCTCCGCTTCCTGAACGCGCGCCAGCGCGCCGACGCCGCCAGGCACGCCATCGACTACAGGCTCGAGCCCAAGGGCGTGCGGGAGCTGGCTCGCGCCATGAAGAGCTTCCCGCGCTGGCGCGGGGAGGAAGGCTGGGAGGCCTTCGGGAGGGACTCCCCCGCCGACTGCCTCGCCTACGCGCGGTTCCGCCAGTCGCGGGAGGCCATCGACGTGGAGGACCGCATCGCGGAGCTGGAGCGCGCGCTGCAGGTGGTGGAGACCGAGTCCGGCAGGGCGCGCGTGGAGCTCGAGCTGGAGCGCGCCAGTAAGAAGGCGGCCGGggaggtggagggggaggaggaggaccctgccGCCTCGCGGCCCGGCGTCACGGTGGTGCGGCTCCAGTACGGCGAGGTCGCCGAGGCGACCACCGTCTTCATGCTGCCGGTGCTCAGGGAGACGGACGGCGTCGCGGCCATGGAGTCGGCGCCCAGGCGGACCAAGACGGACGTGGACCTTGGCATTGTGGAGGTAGACAAGGCGTGGGCGCGGTGGGCTGTGGTGCCCGGGTGGGGCCCCGTGGCCGAGGCAGCGGACGACGCCGTCGTCATCGAGCTGGCCGACGGCCGGAGGCTGCCGTGGCTGACGGCCCATGAGGAGCCAGTGCTGGTCATTGCCAACCGGAGCAAGAAGGAGGTCGTGGAGCAGGGGATATACATCTTCGAGAAGGAAGGCCGGCTTGTGGTGGAGAGGGGGAAGAAGCTGGCTGAGCAGGGCATAGCTGCGGCGGCGGCCGAGGTGGTTATCGTCGTCCGGCCGCCCAAGCACGAGGACGGCATGATGAGCGACGAGGAGTGGGACTGA